In Methanosarcina siciliae T4/M, one genomic interval encodes:
- a CDS encoding DJ-1/PfpI family protein produces the protein MNFGFLIFPDLEELDLVGPWEIISLWSKFAQGPEKCLMVAENPAPVICSKGMYVNPHVTFADCPPLDFLLVPGGEGTQREIDNPSLIEFVAGQADNCKSVMSVCTGTFILHRAGLLSNKRATTHWASLQKLRELGDVEVIEERIVRDGKVWTSAGISAGIDLALAFVEYMTDEKTAGKIQLGAEYYPSDRSYGMMHKIPQAPEYLKKRD, from the coding sequence ATGAACTTCGGGTTTTTGATTTTCCCAGACCTGGAAGAACTTGACCTTGTCGGCCCCTGGGAAATAATATCGCTCTGGAGCAAATTTGCTCAGGGACCTGAGAAGTGCCTCATGGTTGCTGAAAATCCCGCCCCCGTGATCTGTAGCAAGGGAATGTACGTAAATCCTCACGTCACCTTTGCAGATTGTCCTCCACTTGATTTCCTTCTTGTGCCGGGCGGCGAAGGCACACAGAGAGAAATTGATAATCCGTCTCTTATCGAATTCGTTGCCGGGCAGGCTGATAACTGCAAATCTGTAATGTCGGTCTGTACCGGCACATTTATCCTTCACCGCGCCGGGCTGCTCTCAAACAAACGAGCTACTACCCACTGGGCTTCCCTGCAGAAGCTGCGGGAATTGGGGGATGTGGAGGTAATAGAAGAAAGAATCGTACGGGATGGAAAAGTCTGGACCTCGGCGGGCATTTCTGCCGGCATCGATCTGGCACTTGCATTTGTTGAATATATGACTGACGAAAAAACAGCGGGCAAAATTCAACTTGGAGCTGAGTATTACCCGTCGGACAGGTCATACGGAATGATGCACAAAATCCCGCAGGCTCCTGAGTATTTGAAGAAAAGGGACTGA
- a CDS encoding phasin family protein, which translates to MKESVRKLGLIGAGLWAMTEERVNELVKDLVDKGDISKEEGKKVVQDVLEESRKQRFDLEKKISDKMQETISKADVFTRKDMHELESRLEILEEELQKIKNKEKMFFK; encoded by the coding sequence ATGAAAGAATCTGTTCGAAAACTTGGGCTCATAGGGGCCGGCCTGTGGGCAATGACCGAAGAAAGAGTAAATGAGCTCGTAAAAGACCTGGTCGACAAAGGGGATATCAGCAAGGAAGAAGGAAAAAAAGTTGTTCAGGATGTGCTTGAAGAGAGCAGGAAGCAGAGGTTTGACCTCGAGAAGAAAATATCTGACAAGATGCAGGAAACCATCTCAAAGGCCGATGTTTTTACCAGAAAAGATATGCATGAACTTGAATCAAGGTTAGAGATTCTTGAAGAAGAACTCCAGAAAATTAAAAATAAGGAAAAGATGTTCTTCAAATAA
- a CDS encoding HEPN domain-containing protein yields the protein MNLKDCEAEKLIKRDSRTRGRVPVSLSTAERFLHSAQKNLEIEEYEMVQLAAYYSAFHSARALLFSKGHTERRHSSCRGIALKHLYNEDLTF from the coding sequence ATGAACTTGAAGGATTGTGAAGCCGAAAAATTGATCAAGCGGGATTCCCGAACCAGGGGAAGGGTACCCGTATCATTATCGACAGCAGAGCGTTTTCTGCATTCAGCACAAAAAAACCTGGAAATTGAAGAGTATGAGATGGTGCAACTGGCTGCATACTACAGCGCATTTCATAGTGCTAGGGCTTTACTATTTTCAAAAGGCCACACAGAACGGAGACATTCCTCCTGTCGTGGCATCGCACTTAAACATCTATATAATGAAGACCTTACCTTCTAA
- a CDS encoding AIM24 family protein, with protein sequence MDEKFYSNVNILDSIEKGGFKVEILECNHLKGSKDAALAEDLFYIKNAGMSLKMVKVTLEDSGLITESGALYFHKGHIECASGIGGVGGLAKKLIKSKLTNESTFKPLYKGTGEIFLEPSFSHYVLMNLENESIVVDKGIFYCCEEGMEIGVASQKNLSSGLLGGEGWFQTQITGTGTVVLEIPIPMEEVLKYKLDNERIQVDGNFALLRSGSVAYSVQRSSKQLFGSMTSGEGLLQTFEGTGHIWLAPTQPVYNRLKHNGIPQLATAGKNIDNSI encoded by the coding sequence ATGGATGAAAAATTCTACTCAAACGTAAATATTCTCGATTCCATTGAGAAAGGCGGTTTCAAAGTCGAAATTCTTGAGTGTAATCACCTTAAAGGAAGCAAAGATGCAGCCCTCGCAGAGGACCTATTTTATATAAAAAATGCAGGGATGTCCCTGAAGATGGTTAAGGTAACCCTTGAAGATAGCGGTCTTATTACCGAGTCAGGGGCTCTCTATTTCCACAAAGGGCATATTGAATGCGCTTCAGGTATAGGAGGGGTTGGCGGACTTGCTAAAAAGCTTATCAAAAGCAAGCTCACCAACGAGTCTACCTTTAAACCCTTATACAAAGGAACAGGAGAAATCTTTCTTGAGCCTTCTTTTAGTCACTACGTTCTCATGAACCTGGAAAACGAGTCAATAGTCGTGGACAAAGGGATTTTTTACTGCTGTGAAGAGGGAATGGAAATCGGGGTAGCATCACAGAAAAATCTGTCATCCGGGTTACTGGGAGGAGAAGGCTGGTTCCAGACACAAATTACCGGTACAGGCACCGTGGTTCTTGAAATCCCAATTCCGATGGAAGAAGTGCTTAAGTACAAACTTGATAACGAAAGAATTCAGGTTGATGGGAATTTTGCCCTTCTCCGTTCGGGTTCGGTAGCCTACAGTGTTCAACGGTCAAGCAAACAGTTATTCGGTTCCATGACGAGTGGAGAAGGCCTGCTCCAGACATTTGAAGGCACAGGACATATATGGCTCGCTCCAACCCAGCCCGTCTACAACCGCCTTAAACACAATGGAATTCCCCAGCTGGCAACTGCAGGAAAGAATATAGATAACTCTATATAA
- a CDS encoding serpin family protein — translation MNKKNLVFLIFTLTLLFTGCIENMVAVEENAAVIEESTINADSVGDYDIAVANNAFAFDMYSQLTQLETGEHENIFFSPHSISTAMSICYEGAEDTTKEQISNVFYFPSNKTVLKVRMERINDKINSANSDYELQTANALWVQEGYPVKEAYIRNVKKYYDGEVTNLDFVGKPEASRNTINEWVEARTNDRIKDLVPENSITDTTRIIITNAVYFNGKWVYEFDKELTDKKPFYPTKGEEVSVDTMYICNRFNYGENSKAKIIELPYKGNDLSMYVVLPKSNNLEKFETEFTLNDYTELKNDMKLVEEVKTSIPKFKFETKTELSNSLIEMGIVDAFGQADFSGISDSPLAISRVIHQTFIDVKEEGTEAAAATMEEMCMGMNISWEAKPKEFKADHPFMFFIEDRRTNCILFMGKVEYPEYNK, via the coding sequence ATGAACAAAAAAAATCTTGTTTTTCTTATCTTTACTCTAACATTACTGTTCACAGGCTGCATTGAAAACATGGTTGCAGTTGAAGAAAACGCGGCTGTAATTGAAGAAAGTACGATAAATGCGGACTCAGTTGGAGATTATGATATTGCAGTTGCAAACAACGCCTTTGCTTTTGACATGTATTCACAGCTGACACAGCTGGAAACCGGAGAGCATGAAAATATCTTTTTTTCACCGCACAGCATATCCACTGCTATGTCAATCTGTTATGAGGGGGCTGAGGATACCACAAAAGAGCAGATCTCAAACGTCTTCTATTTCCCCTCCAATAAAACAGTTTTGAAAGTCCGTATGGAAAGAATAAATGACAAGATAAATTCCGCAAATAGCGATTATGAGCTTCAAACTGCAAATGCGCTCTGGGTACAGGAAGGGTATCCTGTAAAAGAAGCATATATCCGCAATGTAAAAAAATACTATGACGGAGAAGTAACTAATCTGGACTTTGTGGGAAAACCGGAGGCTTCCAGAAATACAATAAATGAATGGGTCGAAGCCAGAACCAATGATAGAATTAAGGATCTTGTCCCGGAAAATTCGATAACGGATACTACGAGGATAATTATTACAAATGCAGTTTACTTTAACGGAAAATGGGTATATGAATTTGATAAGGAACTGACAGACAAAAAACCATTTTATCCGACAAAAGGGGAAGAAGTCTCTGTGGACACGATGTACATATGTAACAGATTCAATTATGGAGAAAACTCAAAGGCGAAAATTATAGAATTGCCTTATAAAGGCAATGATTTATCCATGTATGTCGTGCTTCCAAAAAGCAACAATCTTGAAAAGTTTGAAACAGAATTCACGCTAAACGATTACACGGAACTTAAAAACGACATGAAATTGGTAGAGGAAGTAAAGACTTCGATTCCTAAATTCAAATTTGAGACTAAAACAGAGCTCTCTAACTCCCTCATCGAAATGGGTATCGTGGACGCCTTCGGGCAGGCGGACTTTTCAGGAATTAGTGACAGTCCGTTAGCAATTTCCAGAGTGATTCATCAAACTTTTATAGATGTAAAAGAGGAAGGTACGGAAGCTGCCGCAGCAACAATGGAGGAGATGTGTATGGGCATGAACATCTCATGGGAAGCCAAACCAAAGGAATTCAAAGCCGACCATCCGTTCATGTTCTTCATAGAGGACAGGAGAACAAACTGTATCCTTTTCATGGGAAAAGTTGAATACCCTGAGTATAATAAGTGA
- a CDS encoding helix-turn-helix transcriptional regulator produces MENSYLNLVLFSEKRKNILLLLKEGPKSLEELRNSLNASPTSVQPQIKMLKGRDILCGTRKKYELTLLGNIIAENMQNLVNTMETLEDKYDFWANHKLDGIPLYLLKRIGELKQSTFTKPLDESSMFSPHTEFVENIAKSKFVKGISPFIHPLYPKMFLQFAEKGIDVSLVVTEAVLGRMKTEFMPEMEKFLAFENTRLFVYDKELQLSSAVTDGFLSLGLFYNSGAYDHINDIICFDPEALRWGEDLYAYYEGLSREVKEI; encoded by the coding sequence ATGGAAAACTCCTACCTCAACCTGGTATTATTTTCGGAAAAAAGAAAAAACATTCTTCTGTTATTGAAAGAAGGCCCAAAAAGTCTTGAAGAACTAAGAAATTCTCTCAATGCCAGCCCGACCTCAGTTCAGCCTCAGATCAAAATGCTTAAAGGCAGGGACATCCTGTGCGGGACAAGGAAAAAGTATGAGTTAACCCTTTTGGGAAATATAATAGCTGAAAATATGCAGAATCTTGTCAATACCATGGAGACCCTCGAGGATAAATATGATTTCTGGGCCAACCACAAGCTCGACGGAATCCCCTTATATTTATTAAAGAGGATAGGGGAACTGAAGCAAAGTACCTTTACCAAGCCTCTTGATGAAAGCAGCATGTTTTCTCCCCACACCGAATTTGTGGAAAATATCGCAAAATCAAAATTTGTAAAAGGCATCTCACCTTTTATCCATCCTCTGTACCCGAAAATGTTCCTGCAATTTGCAGAAAAAGGTATTGATGTCTCTCTGGTTGTGACAGAAGCCGTTCTGGGAAGGATGAAAACCGAATTCATGCCTGAAATGGAAAAGTTCCTTGCCTTTGAAAATACCCGTCTCTTTGTCTACGATAAAGAACTGCAACTCTCATCCGCAGTAACAGATGGCTTTCTCTCGCTAGGTCTCTTTTACAACAGCGGCGCCTACGACCATATAAACGACATTATATGCTTCGACCCCGAAGCCCTCCGATGGGGAGAAGACCTCTATGCTTACTATGAAGGATTGTCCAGAGAAGTAAAAGAAATTTGA
- a CDS encoding HEAT repeat domain-containing protein, with protein MSDQPGIHDKTFSQVSDERKKAAKQLGILFEVFPERKQAFEDLLRLCSDRDSEVREEAINSLEMVFPNVPDRELTWERFVNLTAYPSERVMKRGVNALIAVFPLMPDKTRAWNDLAGLVKSKSSMEDVSRGIVRRLPDVLPELPNKEQAWKDLLEMTVSDDSYVREKAASFLSMVFPEIPEDKKNDSWDELLELADASADSTVRALAAKSIEEVFPVLPEEKKDEAWEEVLELAGKTADQAMQKEILLALPSVFSSVPDKKVAWGDLFRLTGDESGAVRKQAVDTLVSVFPEMPDSILVWADFLRLTGARDDYVRDTAADTLSAVFPGLKDKDSVWEELLKLTGNEDEYVRRAAADTLSKVFPHVSDKNQAYSDLVQLTEKKDSYVLRRVVKTLASVYPQFFYKYETNEVEEEENKEGEIEEKEEGAEKWKHEIKKTELGGEEEKSKPAGFYKLASEKAAFVRRDAANSLGAFFPGKGEEREAKGEIEARGRREIESKQGRETETREPAFNLLKLTGDRDRYVRKDAAESFARAYPYLPDKKEVIEKLLSLIQDPDPQMRRGAIESLLAIYSRKAGGVQDIWSELLKMSGDRDTDVRKRATELISHVFPEVEEKSGVFFDLVKLSESQDSQLRKRAAELLPVAFIYTDNKQRAWNDLLRLSSVEDREVRKGAVLAIASGFADVPDKGRVWSDLIRLSNHSDSFVQRAATRALGPAFFHVPDKTRAWRDLQALIDSPYVYVRRYALRSLGRASLWRALRAENEAAYLFGFKEAVKYFKEAAETLVDTSLPELYSPFYESLLRILFSDSPERTASLESGRYFSKAVHEIRDLEENQELLEILEELAGLLQAAGNLTPGDLLAQKKLLEKCIAVFDRASGMLDALEEDFILVQKSMKKEYPRIGNVVLEQKLKETLSGIRYRARTACLQAKGTPTEKITCMVSQKVREWGFQDIDKDRKELYRQLDSLLNVLRAQVPYLPENQYFFEKLEDIRQEQDLLERYRRMGRLIGLIPGVRMPKTSGR; from the coding sequence TTGAGCGACCAGCCAGGTATACATGATAAGACTTTCAGTCAGGTTTCGGATGAGAGGAAAAAGGCTGCAAAACAGTTGGGGATTCTCTTTGAGGTTTTTCCTGAGCGGAAGCAGGCATTTGAAGACCTGTTGAGGCTTTGTTCTGACAGGGACAGTGAGGTCAGGGAAGAGGCTATCAATTCGCTTGAGATGGTTTTCCCCAATGTGCCGGACAGGGAACTTACCTGGGAGAGGTTTGTAAACCTTACGGCTTATCCTTCGGAAAGGGTAATGAAAAGGGGGGTAAATGCTCTAATTGCTGTTTTTCCGCTTATGCCTGACAAAACCCGGGCATGGAACGATCTGGCCGGGCTGGTAAAATCAAAATCAAGTATGGAAGATGTGAGCAGGGGGATTGTCCGACGGCTCCCTGATGTGCTCCCGGAGCTTCCGAATAAGGAACAGGCCTGGAAAGATCTGCTTGAGATGACTGTTTCGGATGACTCTTATGTGCGGGAAAAGGCAGCTTCTTTTTTAAGCATGGTTTTTCCTGAGATTCCTGAGGATAAGAAAAACGACTCCTGGGACGAATTATTGGAATTGGCAGATGCGTCCGCGGACTCAACGGTCAGGGCACTGGCTGCAAAGTCTATCGAAGAGGTTTTTCCGGTTCTACCAGAGGAAAAGAAAGATGAAGCCTGGGAAGAGGTGCTGGAACTGGCAGGAAAAACCGCGGACCAGGCCATGCAAAAGGAAATTCTGCTCGCTCTACCTTCGGTCTTTTCTTCGGTTCCTGATAAAAAAGTGGCATGGGGAGATCTTTTCAGGCTAACCGGCGATGAGAGCGGAGCTGTGCGAAAGCAGGCAGTAGATACTCTTGTTTCCGTATTTCCTGAGATGCCAGACAGCATACTAGTCTGGGCTGATTTCCTGAGGCTTACCGGGGCAAGGGACGACTACGTCAGGGATACGGCCGCAGATACGCTTTCAGCTGTGTTTCCGGGTCTGAAAGATAAAGACTCGGTCTGGGAAGAACTTCTCAAACTCACAGGGAATGAAGACGAATATGTCAGGCGGGCTGCAGCTGATACCCTCAGTAAGGTTTTTCCCCATGTGTCCGACAAAAATCAGGCATATTCGGACCTTGTGCAGCTGACTGAAAAGAAAGATAGTTATGTACTCAGGAGAGTTGTCAAGACGCTTGCTTCTGTCTACCCTCAGTTCTTTTATAAGTATGAGACAAATGAAGTGGAAGAAGAGGAAAATAAAGAAGGAGAGATTGAAGAGAAAGAGGAAGGGGCAGAGAAGTGGAAGCATGAGATAAAAAAGACAGAGCTGGGGGGAGAAGAAGAGAAAAGCAAACCTGCTGGTTTCTACAAGCTGGCTTCGGAAAAAGCTGCCTTTGTACGAAGGGATGCCGCCAATTCTCTAGGGGCTTTCTTTCCTGGAAAAGGAGAAGAAAGAGAAGCAAAGGGTGAAATAGAGGCGAGAGGAAGAAGGGAGATCGAAAGTAAGCAGGGCAGGGAAACAGAAACTAGAGAGCCTGCTTTTAACCTTCTGAAACTGACGGGAGACAGAGATAGATATGTACGAAAAGATGCAGCAGAGTCCTTTGCCAGAGCATACCCTTACCTGCCAGACAAAAAAGAAGTGATTGAAAAGTTGTTAAGCCTTATCCAGGACCCGGACCCGCAGATGCGCAGAGGGGCTATCGAATCTCTGCTGGCTATTTATTCCCGGAAGGCGGGCGGGGTGCAGGATATCTGGAGCGAACTTCTTAAAATGTCAGGGGATAGAGACACAGATGTTAGAAAGAGGGCCACAGAGCTGATTTCTCATGTCTTCCCAGAGGTTGAAGAAAAGTCCGGAGTTTTTTTTGACCTTGTCAAACTCAGTGAAAGTCAGGACTCCCAGCTCCGGAAAAGAGCAGCAGAGCTTCTCCCCGTTGCATTTATATACACAGATAACAAGCAGAGGGCATGGAACGATCTTTTGCGGCTAAGCTCCGTTGAAGACCGGGAAGTCCGGAAAGGGGCAGTACTTGCCATTGCTTCCGGATTTGCAGATGTTCCGGACAAAGGGAGAGTCTGGAGTGATCTAATAAGGCTTTCAAATCATAGCGACAGTTTCGTGCAGAGAGCTGCAACTCGAGCACTTGGGCCTGCTTTCTTCCATGTGCCTGATAAAACCCGAGCCTGGAGAGACCTGCAGGCTCTTATCGATAGTCCCTATGTCTATGTCCGCAGATATGCTCTCCGTTCCCTTGGGAGAGCTTCCCTCTGGAGAGCACTCAGGGCGGAAAACGAAGCTGCTTATCTTTTCGGGTTCAAGGAAGCTGTCAAATACTTTAAAGAAGCTGCTGAAACTCTTGTTGATACGTCCCTTCCCGAGCTCTATTCCCCATTTTACGAGAGCCTTCTGCGAATACTTTTTAGCGATAGCCCGGAGAGAACTGCAAGTCTCGAAAGTGGGAGGTATTTCTCAAAGGCGGTTCATGAGATAAGGGATCTGGAAGAAAATCAGGAGCTTCTGGAAATTCTGGAAGAGCTTGCAGGGCTTCTTCAAGCTGCAGGAAATCTGACTCCCGGAGACCTGCTAGCCCAGAAAAAACTGCTTGAGAAATGTATAGCGGTTTTTGACAGGGCTTCAGGGATGCTGGATGCTCTGGAAGAAGACTTTATTCTTGTACAGAAGTCCATGAAAAAAGAGTATCCCAGGATTGGAAATGTAGTTCTGGAACAGAAGCTGAAAGAAACTCTTTCCGGAATCCGGTATCGAGCAAGGACAGCCTGCCTTCAGGCAAAGGGTACTCCCACGGAAAAGATTACATGTATGGTAAGCCAAAAGGTCAGAGAATGGGGTTTCCAGGATATTGATAAAGACCGAAAAGAGCTGTACAGGCAGCTTGATTCTCTGCTCAACGTCCTCAGGGCTCAGGTTCCCTATCTGCCTGAAAACCAGTATTTTTTTGAAAAACTTGAAGACATCCGACAGGAACAGGACCTGCTCGAACGCTACAGGCGCATGGGCAGACTGATTGGCCTGATCCCCGGAGTCAGGATGCCAAAAACTTCGGGCAGATGA
- a CDS encoding AI-2E family transporter, which produces MKNYDPVKVLYAVIITLVSLYTLYITSAFFYVLILSALFAYIIHPVYFFCIRFVKNKQICALIPLGAIFLITVASGVMIVKALMNEISRILEIPNTFNGFANMDLRRIVGLFEPLIQTHPGKLTESIGAYLNSLVTDYVPQIQSNIFQISTVLSILIIELIVIVVLTYYLLVESETIATELPNLFPDRKVGVIFLGELNHIYHNLFIVYFLTCLMTGIIGGILYWALGVPYSLIWGILTFIMALLPVVGAGTVYGLLALYYVLIEDFFTAGALIFLGIIFLSIIPDFIMRPRFARNRAAIHPAITLVAFAAPVFVLGPIGVIIGPLTYGFLLAAIRTRKILGTSSVQTGSSAAGSPDDLAGSPIEKSAESPVGRSVERPVQASGERSRSGN; this is translated from the coding sequence ATGAAAAATTATGACCCTGTTAAGGTTCTCTATGCAGTTATAATTACACTGGTGTCTTTATATACATTATATATCACCTCCGCTTTTTTTTATGTCCTTATTCTCAGCGCTCTTTTTGCTTACATTATTCATCCTGTGTACTTCTTTTGCATCAGGTTCGTAAAGAACAAGCAGATCTGTGCCCTGATCCCGCTTGGTGCAATCTTTCTTATCACAGTGGCCTCCGGTGTTATGATAGTGAAGGCTTTGATGAATGAAATTTCAAGAATTCTGGAAATTCCCAATACCTTTAACGGGTTTGCAAATATGGATCTAAGGCGGATAGTAGGGCTTTTTGAGCCTCTGATCCAGACCCATCCCGGAAAACTGACTGAAAGCATCGGCGCATACTTAAATTCCCTGGTCACGGATTATGTACCCCAAATTCAGAGTAACATCTTCCAGATCTCAACCGTCCTTTCTATCCTGATTATAGAGCTGATAGTAATCGTTGTCCTGACCTATTACCTGCTTGTAGAAAGCGAAACTATTGCAACCGAACTTCCAAATCTCTTTCCGGACAGGAAAGTGGGGGTCATATTTCTCGGGGAGCTCAATCACATTTACCATAACCTCTTCATAGTTTATTTCCTGACCTGTCTCATGACCGGTATAATCGGGGGAATCCTTTACTGGGCCCTCGGAGTGCCCTATTCTCTAATCTGGGGAATTCTAACTTTCATAATGGCTCTCCTGCCGGTTGTAGGTGCAGGCACGGTCTACGGTCTCCTTGCCCTTTACTATGTCCTCATAGAGGACTTTTTTACGGCAGGAGCTTTGATTTTCCTGGGAATCATCTTCCTGAGCATTATCCCTGACTTTATCATGAGACCAAGGTTTGCCAGAAACAGGGCTGCCATCCATCCGGCAATTACTCTTGTTGCCTTTGCAGCTCCGGTCTTTGTTCTCGGCCCGATAGGGGTTATTATAGGCCCTCTCACATACGGATTTTTGCTTGCAGCCATCAGAACCAGAAAAATACTCGGAACTTCCTCTGTCCAGACAGGGAGTTCAGCTGCAGGTTCACCTGATGATTTGGCAGGGAGCCCGATAGAAAAATCAGCTGAGTCGCCGGTTGGAAGGTCCGTTGAAAGGCCAGTTCAGGCTTCCGGGGAACGTTCCCGGTCCGGAAATTAA
- a CDS encoding HdeD family acid-resistance protein, which yields MERADTEYRVVEYEVLQIPWWLVVFEGIISVIIGLFLLFSPVATTITLVQILGIFWFLGGVISIISLLVDREDMGWKLLSGVMGILIGILVFVYPYSPFVILALFVVILGILSIVYGAIKLFWALKGRGIGMAILGVLTIVIGILLLVNPLAGAVVLPWIYGISLVIGGIAALIGGFRMKSGKNNPYAG from the coding sequence ATGGAACGGGCAGATACAGAATACCGTGTCGTGGAGTATGAGGTACTGCAGATCCCCTGGTGGCTGGTTGTTTTTGAAGGGATTATTTCCGTCATCATTGGTTTATTTCTTTTATTCTCACCTGTAGCAACAACCATAACACTGGTTCAGATACTCGGAATCTTCTGGTTTCTGGGAGGAGTTATTTCAATCATTTCACTGCTGGTAGACAGAGAGGACATGGGCTGGAAACTGCTTTCCGGTGTCATGGGTATTCTTATCGGAATTCTGGTATTTGTGTACCCGTACAGTCCTTTCGTAATTCTGGCACTTTTCGTAGTCATACTGGGGATCCTGAGTATTGTATATGGGGCAATCAAACTTTTCTGGGCCCTCAAAGGAAGAGGAATAGGAATGGCGATCCTCGGGGTCCTGACAATCGTCATCGGGATACTCCTGCTGGTTAACCCCCTGGCAGGTGCCGTTGTCCTGCCCTGGATATATGGGATTTCCCTTGTTATAGGCGGGATTGCAGCACTGATTGGCGGGTTTAGAATGAAGTCCGGGAAAAATAATCCATATGCAGGATAA
- a CDS encoding FKBP-type peptidyl-prolyl cis-trans isomerase, with protein MTEETIKNLDKTVENGDTISVDYVGKLEDGTVFDTSEKEAANEAGIYNEMRDYKPLTFTVGAGQMIKGFDEGVVGMKVGEEKTLEIPPEEAYGEYMEEFVRELPRNAVNFTPEIGMQLATENGLRGKITEVGKENFIVDFNHELAGKTLIFKIKVVSLEA; from the coding sequence ATGACTGAAGAGACAATTAAAAACTTAGACAAAACAGTCGAAAACGGAGATACTATTTCCGTTGATTATGTTGGAAAACTGGAGGATGGTACAGTTTTCGACACCTCGGAAAAAGAAGCAGCCAATGAGGCAGGGATATACAACGAGATGAGAGACTACAAACCTCTGACATTCACCGTGGGAGCGGGGCAGATGATTAAAGGCTTTGATGAGGGCGTGGTCGGGATGAAAGTAGGGGAAGAAAAAACTCTTGAAATCCCGCCAGAGGAAGCATACGGAGAATACATGGAAGAGTTTGTAAGGGAACTCCCACGAAATGCTGTCAATTTTACCCCCGAAATCGGGATGCAACTTGCTACGGAAAACGGGCTTCGAGGCAAGATCACTGAAGTAGGTAAGGAAAACTTCATAGTGGACTTCAACCATGAGCTTGCTGGCAAGACTCTTATATTCAAAATAAAAGTCGTATCATTGGAGGCATAA
- a CDS encoding FKBP-type peptidyl-prolyl cis-trans isomerase has product MRAGRGETLIICILLLGSILFVSGCADSGNENVVETGNIVQVDYTGKLENGTVFDTSVEETAKEAGIYTENRNYVPLTFTVGAGQVIEGFDNAVIGMKVGEEKTVTIPPEEAYGEYNETLVLAVPLDGLGLSEPPEIGQTFPSPYGQFKVIDVNETHATLDFNHQLAGKTLVFDIKIISIQ; this is encoded by the coding sequence ATGAGGGCAGGGAGGGGGGAAACTTTAATAATATGCATTCTGCTCCTCGGAAGCATCCTTTTCGTAAGCGGATGCGCGGACAGTGGAAACGAAAATGTTGTGGAAACCGGAAATATCGTTCAAGTGGACTACACCGGAAAGCTTGAAAACGGTACTGTATTTGATACTTCTGTAGAAGAAACAGCAAAAGAGGCGGGCATATACACAGAAAATAGAAACTATGTCCCCTTAACCTTTACAGTAGGTGCGGGCCAGGTTATCGAGGGTTTTGATAATGCAGTAATCGGGATGAAAGTAGGAGAAGAAAAAACCGTTACCATCCCCCCTGAAGAAGCGTACGGGGAGTACAACGAAACTCTGGTCCTGGCAGTCCCTCTTGATGGGCTGGGGCTTTCGGAACCGCCTGAAATAGGGCAGACATTCCCAAGCCCATATGGTCAGTTTAAAGTTATTGATGTAAATGAGACACATGCTACCCTGGATTTCAACCACCAACTAGCAGGCAAGACTCTTGTATTCGATATAAAGATTATCTCAATACAGTGA
- a CDS encoding FKBP-type peptidyl-prolyl cis-trans isomerase — protein sequence MENSRTVEKGDYLLIDYTGKLDDGTVFDTTLKEKALEAGIHSEEKEYRPFFFRADARQVIKGIDAGVLGMREGEEKTLKIAPEEAYGEYKDYLVQKIPLARLELKEPPEAGKKIITPGGREVKVLDSTETYALLDFNHELASKTLTLEIKLVSIVTQPSNLT from the coding sequence ATGGAGAACTCTCGTACCGTGGAAAAGGGAGATTATCTCCTTATCGATTACACAGGAAAACTTGATGACGGAACAGTTTTCGATACCACCTTAAAAGAGAAAGCTCTTGAAGCCGGAATCCACAGTGAGGAAAAGGAATACAGGCCTTTCTTTTTCAGGGCGGATGCCCGGCAGGTGATAAAAGGTATCGATGCCGGGGTTCTTGGGATGCGCGAAGGAGAAGAAAAAACTCTTAAAATCGCACCTGAAGAGGCTTACGGAGAATATAAGGATTATCTGGTTCAGAAAATTCCTCTTGCAAGGCTTGAACTCAAGGAGCCTCCGGAAGCGGGAAAAAAAATAATAACTCCCGGAGGGAGGGAAGTCAAAGTACTTGATTCAACGGAAACTTACGCGCTCCTTGACTTCAATCATGAGCTTGCAAGCAAAACCCTGACCCTGGAAATAAAACTTGTTTCCATTGTTACCCAACCTTCAAACTTAACCTGA